The Euphorbia lathyris chromosome 8, ddEupLath1.1, whole genome shotgun sequence genome has a window encoding:
- the LOC136203510 gene encoding EG45-like domain containing protein isoform X1, with the protein MSPQPIGISPFLFIFFFFFIISSATIFQSSLADIGPAARYTPPYIPTACFDNEVSQFPTDNMFAAAGEGIWDNGASCGRSYLVRCISASSTTICDPSKIIQVKIVDRAQTSISIPSADGAIIVLSDTAFSQFTNSPASLINVEFRQV; encoded by the exons ATGTCTCCTCAACCAATTGGAATTTCTCCATTTctgttcatcttcttcttctttttcatcaTATCATCAGCAACCATTTTTCAGTCTTCTCTTGCTGATATCGGCCCTGCTGCTCGTTACACTCCCCCTTATATTC CGACTGCGTGTTTTGATAATGAGGTGTCGCAGTTTCCGACGGACAACATGTTTGCGGCGGCTGGAGAAGGAATATGGGATAATGGGGCATCATGTGGAAGAAGTTATTTGGTAAGATGTATAAGTGCATCTTCTACAACCATTTGTGATCCATCAAAGATAATTCAGGTTAAGATTGTTGATCGTGCTCAAACTTCTATTTCCATACCTTCTGCTGATGGTGCTATTATCGTTCTCTCCGACACTGCCTTTTCTCAATTCACTAACTCTCCGGCTTCTCTTATTAACGTTGAGTTTCGCCA GGTTTGA
- the LOC136203510 gene encoding EG45-like domain containing protein isoform X2, translating to MSPQPIGISPFLFIFFFFFIISSATIFQSSLADIGPAARYTPPYIPTACFDNEVSQFPTDNMFAAAGEGIWDNGASCGRSYLVRCISASSTTICDPSKIIQVKIVDRAQTSISIPSADGAIIVLSDTAFSQFTNSPASLINVEFRH from the exons ATGTCTCCTCAACCAATTGGAATTTCTCCATTTctgttcatcttcttcttctttttcatcaTATCATCAGCAACCATTTTTCAGTCTTCTCTTGCTGATATCGGCCCTGCTGCTCGTTACACTCCCCCTTATATTC CGACTGCGTGTTTTGATAATGAGGTGTCGCAGTTTCCGACGGACAACATGTTTGCGGCGGCTGGAGAAGGAATATGGGATAATGGGGCATCATGTGGAAGAAGTTATTTGGTAAGATGTATAAGTGCATCTTCTACAACCATTTGTGATCCATCAAAGATAATTCAGGTTAAGATTGTTGATCGTGCTCAAACTTCTATTTCCATACCTTCTGCTGATGGTGCTATTATCGTTCTCTCCGACACTGCCTTTTCTCAATTCACTAACTCTCCGGCTTCTCTTATTAACGTTGAGTTTCGCCA CTGA